From the genome of Labrus bergylta chromosome 4, fLabBer1.1, whole genome shotgun sequence, one region includes:
- the LOC136179063 gene encoding mucin-2-like encodes MMRKGKRRRGAVYLAAAVIFTCYLAQTIDCYRLKKTERKGRNDLHAAKTAAVQEGRIIFGRGLEKGSGLESQVIDGTKKTFSNVSAEDEAAYQADSPVQSGWPKAHTQDSDDGDSSWKLLTSSLQCGADQMKFRAVGQGASQFTMDQGYSYPTPLSQIPPTCNYTMQRNPFALVMLVPYDGCNMVQEDGYYMLLLRWRGLPVALLCPFYPLPVTGTPSPMFPCPTTKTKPTNAEPTRTEPTKTKPTKTKPTKPTKTKPTKPTKTKPTKTKPTKTKPTKPTSTKPTKTKPTKTKPTKPTKTKPTKPTKTKPTLTKPTKPTLTKPTLTKPTKTKPTKPTKPTKTKPTLTKPTKTKPTKPTLTKPTKTKPTLTKPTKTKPTKTKPTKTKPTKTKPTLTKPTRTKPTSTKPTKTKPTKTKPTKTKPTLTKPSKTKPTRTKPTKTKPTLTKPTKTKPTKPTLTKPTKTKPTKPTKTKPTKTKPTLTKPTKTKPTLTKPTKTKPTKTKPTKTKPTLTKPTKTKPTKTKPTKTKPTKPTKPTLTKPTKTKPTKTKPTKTKPTKPTLTKPTKTKPTKTKPTKTKPTKPTLTKPTKTKPTLTKPTKTKPTLTKPTKTKPTKTKPTKTKPTLTKPTKTKPTKTKPTKTKPTKPTLTKPTKTKPTKTKPTLTKPTKTKPTKTKPTLTKPTKTKPTKTKPTLTKPTKTKPTLTKPTKTKPTKPTLTKPTKTKPTKTKPTKTKPTKPTLTKPTKTKPTKTKPTKTKPTKTKPTKTKPTKTKPTKTKPTLTKPTKTKPTKTKPTKTKPTLTKPTKTKPTKTKPTLTKPTKTKPTKTKPTKTKPTKTKPTKPTKPTLTKPTKTKPTKTKPTKTKPTKPTLTKPTKTKPTKTKPTKTKPTKPTLTKPTKTKPTLTKPTKTKPTLTKPTKTKPTKTKPTKTKPTLTKPTKTKPTKTKPTKTKPTKPTLTKPTKTKPTKTKPTLTKPTKTKPTKTKPTLTKPTKTKPTKTKPTLTKPTKTKPTLTKPTKTKPTKPTLTKPTKTKPTKTKPTKTKPTKPTLTKPTKTKPTKTKPTKTKPTKTKPTKTKPTKTKPTKPTKTKPTKPTKTKPTKTKPTKPTKTKPTKPTKPTKTKPTKTKPTKTKPTKTKPTKPTKTKPTKTKPTKTKPTKPTLTKPTKTKPTLTKPTKTKPTLTKPTKTKPTKPTLTKPTKTKPTKPTLTKPTKTKPTKTKPTLTKPTKTKPTKTKPTKTKPTKTKPTKTKPTKTKPTKTKPTLTKPTKTKPTKTKPTLTKPTKTKPTKPTLTKPTKTKPTKTKPTKTKPTKPTLTKPTKTKPTKTKPTLTKPTKTKSTKTKPTKPTLTKPTKTKPTRTKPTLTKPTITKPTKTKPTKTKPTKPTKTKPTRTKPTLTKPTKTKPTKTKPTKPTLTKPTKTKPTKTKPTKPTKPTKTKPTLTKPTKTKPTLTKPTKTKPTKTKPTKTKPTLTKPTKTKPTKPTLTKPTKTKPTKPTLTKPTKTKPTKTKPSKPTLTKPTKTKPTKTKPTKPTLTKPTKTKPTLTKPTKTKPTLTKPTKTKPTKPTLTKPTKTKPTKPTLTKPTKTKPTKPTKTKPTKTRPTKTKPTKTKPTLTKPTKTKPTLTKPTKTKPTKTKPTKPTLTKPTKTKPTKTKPTKPTLTKPTKTKPTLTKPTKTKPTLTKPTKTKPTKTKPTKPTKTKPTLTKPTKTKPTLTKPTKTKPTLTKPTKTKPTKPTKTKPTKTKPTKTKPTLTKPTKTKPTKPTKTKPTKTKPTKTKPTKPTLTKPTKTKPTKPTKTKPTLTKPTKTKPTKTKPTLTKPTKTKPTLTKPTLTKPTKTKPTKPTKTKPTKPTLTKPTRTKPTLTKPTRTKPTRTKPTLTKPTRTKPTRTKPTLTKPTRTKPTRTKPTRTKPTLTKPTRTKPTKTKPPQVKHPAQHFQQYIPYIYPPYHTYTPPEPLTTTKPPIITHCTTEPPIITHSRTARPTITHSTTEPPSPFTLP; translated from the exons ATGATGCGAAAAGGAAAACGGAGACGTGGCGCTGTTTACTTGGCTGCAGctgttatttttacatgttatttGGCGCAGACCATTGACTGTTACCGattgaagaaaacagaaagaaaaggacGAAACGACCTTCATGCAGCCAAAACAGCAGCTGTCCAGGAGGGAAGAATTATTTTCGGGAGAGGCCTTGAGAAAGGGTCCGGCCTGGAGTCTCAGGTCATAGATGGAACCAAGAAGACCTTCTCAAATGTTTCTGCTGAAGATGAAGCTGCTTATCAAGCGGACTCTCCag TCCAATCAGGTTGGCCTAAAGCACATACACAAGATTCCGATGACGGAGACTCATCATGGAAGCTTTTGACATCCTCCCTGCAGTGTGGTGCGGACCAAATGAAGTTCAGAGCAGTGGGACAAGGTGCTTCACAGTTTACAATGGACCAAG GATACTCATATCCGACGCCTCTGTCCCAAATCCCACCAACCTGTAACTACACAATGCAAAGGAACCCTTTTGCACTTGTAATGTTGGTCCCCTACGATGGCTGCAACATGGTTCAAGag GATGGGTATTATATGCTCCTCCTGCGCTGGCGAGGACTTCCAGTCGCCCTCTTGTGTCCATTTTACCCTCTGCCAGTCACCGGAACTCCATCCCCAATGTTTCCTTGTCCTActactaaaactaagccgactaatgCTGAACCGACTAGGACtgagccgactaaaactaagccgactaaaactaaaccgactaagccgactaaaactaaaccgactaagccgactaaaactaagccgactaaaactaagccgactaaaactaaaccgactaagcCGACTtcaactaagccgactaaaactaagccgactaaaactaaaccgactaagccgactaaaactaaaccgactaagccgactaaaactaagccgactttgACTAAACCGACTAAGCCGACTTTGACTAAGCCGACtttaactaaaccgactaaaactaaaccgactaagccgactaagccgactaaaactaaaccgactttaactaagccgactaaaactaagccgactaagcCGACTTtgactaaaccgactaaaactaagccgactttaactaaaccgactaaaactaagccgactaaaactaaaccgactaaaactaagccgactaaaactaagccgactttaaCTAAGCCGACTAGAACTAAGCCGACTAGcactaagccgactaaaactaagccgactaaaactaaaccgactaaaactaaaccgactttAACTAAGCCGagtaaaactaaaccgactagaactaagccgactaaaactaagccgactttaactaaaccgactaaaactaagccgactaagccgactttaactaagccgactaaaactaaaccgactaagccgactaaaactaaaccgactaaaactaagccgactttaactaaaccgactaaaactaagccgactttaactaaaccgactaaaactaaaccgactaaaactaagccgactaaaactaagccgactttaactaaaccaactaaaactaagccgactaaaactaaaccgactaaaacgaagccgactaagccgactaagccgactttaactaaaccgactaaaactaagccgactaaaactaagccgactaaaactaagccgactaagccgactttaactaaaccgactaaaactaagccgactaaaactaagccgactaaaactaagccgactaagccgactttaactaaaccgactaaaactaagccgactttaactaaaccgactaaaactaagccgactttaactaaaccgactaaaactaaaccgactaaaactaagccgactaaaactaagccgactttaactaaaccaactaaaactaagccgactaaaactaaaccgactaaaactaagccgactaagccgactttaactaagccgactaaaactaagccgactaaaactaagccgactttaactaaaccgactaaaactaagccgactaaaactaagccgactttaactaaaccgactaaaactaagccgactaaaactaagccgactttaactaaaccgactaaaactaagccgactttaactaaaccgactaaaactaagccgactaagccgactttaactaaaccgactaaaactaagccgactaaaactaagccgactaaaactaaaccgactaagccgactttaactaaaccgactaaaactaagccgactaaaactaagccgactaaaactaaaccgactaaaactaagccgactaaaactaagccgactaaaactaaaccgactaaaactaagccgactttaactaaaccgactaaaactaagccgactaaaactaaaccgactaaaactaagccgactttaactaagccgactaaaactaagccgactaaaactaagccaactttaactaaaccgactaaaactaagccgactaaaactaagccgactaaaactaaaccgactaaaacgaagccgactaagccgactaagccgactttaactaaaccgactaaaactaagccgactaaaactaagccgactaaaactaagccgactaagccgactttaactaaaccgactaaaactaagccgactaaaactaagccgactaaaactaagccgactaagccgactttaactaaaccgactaaaactaagccgactttaactaaaccgactaaaactaagccgactttaactaaaccgactaaaactaaaccgactaaaactaagccgactaaaactaagccgactttaactaaaccaactaaaactaagccgactaaaactaaaccgactaaaactaagccgactaagccgactttaactaagccgactaaaactaagccgactaaaactaagccgactttaactaaaccgactaaaactaagccgactaaaactaagccgactttaactaaaccgactaaaactaagccgactaaaactaagccgactttaactaaaccgactaaaactaagccgactttaactaaaccgactaaaactaagccgactaagccgactttaactaaaccgactaaaactaagccgactaaaactaagccgactaaaactaaaccgactaagccgactttaactaaaccgactaaaactaagccgactaaaactaagccgactaaaactaaaccgactaaaactaagccgactaaaactaagccgactaaaactaaaccgactaagccgactaaaactaagccgactaagccgactaaaactaagccgactaaaactaaaccaactaagccgactaaaactaagccgactaagccgactaaaccgactaaaactaagccgactaaaactaagccgactaaaactaaaccgactaaaactaaaccgactaagccgactaaaactaagccgactaaaactaagccgactaaaactaagccgactaagccgactttaactaaaccgactaaaactaagccgactttaactaaaccgactaaaactaagccgactttaactaagccgactaaaactaagccgactaagccgactttaactaaaccgactaaaactaagccgactaagccgactttaactaaaccgactaaaactaagccgactaaaactaagccgactttaactaaaccgactaaaactaaaccgactaaaactaagccgactaaaactaagccgactaaaactaagccgactaaaactaaaccgactaaaactaagccgactaaaactaagccgactttaactaaaccgactaaaactaagccgactaaaactaagccgactttaactaagccgactaaaactaagccgactaagccgactttaactaaaccgactaaaactaagccgactaaaactaagccgactaaaactaagccgactaagccgactttaactaaaccgactaaaactaagccgactaaaactaagccgactttaactaaaccgactaaaactaagtcgactaaaactaagccgactaagccgactttaactaaaccgactaaaactaaaccgactagaactaagccgactttaactaaaccgactataactaaaccgactaaaactaagccgactaaaactaagccgactaaaccgactaaaactaaaccgactagaactaagccgactttaactaaaccgactaaaactaagccgactaaaactaaaccgactaagccgactttaactaaaccgactaaaactaagccgactaaaactaaaccgactaaaccgactaagccgactaaaactaagccgactttaactaagccgactaaaactaagccgactttaactaagccgactaaaactaagccgactaaaactaaaccgactaaaactaagccgactttgactaagccgactaaaactaaaccgactaagccgactttaactaaaccgactaaaactaaaccgactaagcccactttaactaaaccgactaaaactaagccgactaaaactaagccgagtaagccgactttaactaaaccgactaaaactaagccgactaaaactaagccgactaagccgactttaactaagccgactaaaactaagcccactttaactaaaccgactaaaactaagccgactttaacgaagccgactaaaactaagccgactaagccgactttaactaagccgactaaaactaaaccgactaagccgactttaactaagccgactaaaactaaaccgactaagccgactaaaactaaaccgactaaaactaggccgactaaaactaagccgactaaaactaagccgactttaactaagccgactaaaactaagccgactttaactaaaccgactaaaactaagccgactaaaactaaaccgactaagccgactttaactaaaccgactaaaactaagccgactaaaactaagccgactaagccgactttaactaagccgactaaaactaagcccactttaactaaaccgactaaaactaagccgactttgACTAAGCCGACTAagactaagccgactaaaactaaaccgactaagccgactaaaactaagccgactttaactaagccgactaaaactaagccgactttaactaagccgactaaaactaagccgactttaactaagccgactaaaactaaaccgactaagccgactaaaactaaaccgactaaaactaagccgactaaaactaagccgactttaactaagccgactaaaactaaaccgactaagccgactaaaactaagccgactaaaactaagccgactaaaactaagccgactaagcCAACTttaactaagccgactaaaactaaaccgactaagccgactaaaactaagccgactttaactaagccgactaaaactaaaccgactaaaactaagccgactttgactaaaccgactaaaactaagccaactTTGACTAAGCCGACTttaactaagccgactaaaactaaaccgactaagccgactaaaactaaaccgactaagcCGACCTTAACTAAACCGACTAGAACTAAGCCGACCTTAACTAAGCCGACTAGGACCAAGCCGACTAGGACCAAGCCGACTTTAACTAAACCGACTAGAACCAAGCCGACTAGGACCAAGCCGACCTTAACTAAACCGACTAGGACCAAGCCGACTAGGACCAAGCCGACTAGGACCAAGCCGACCTTAACTAAACCGACTAGAaccaagccgactaaaactaaaccgccCCAAGTTAAACATCCTGCACAACACTTTCAACAATATATACCTTACATTTATCCTCCTTACCATACCTATACACCACCTGAGCCATTAACTACTACGAAGCCGCCTATTATCACACACTGTACAACAGAGCCGCCTATTATCACACACTCTAGAACGGCGCGGCCTACTATCACACACTCTACAACGGAGCCCCCTTCACCATTTACATTGCCTTGA
- the selenot1a gene encoding thioredoxin reductase-like selenoprotein T1a encodes MKWLRFSLLVLGVFSLCYGTSGDISGVKKMKMQFAAGPLLKFQICISUGYKRVFEEYTQALYQRYPDIRIEGENYLPIPLYRHVASFLSIFKLLVIGLVIVGRDPFALFGMQAPGIWEWGQGNKIYACMMVFFLSNMLENQLMSTGAFEITLNDVPVWSKLESGHLPSMQQLVQILDNEMKMNVHMNTKPLHS; translated from the exons ATGAAGTGGTTACGGTTTTCGCTCCTCGTATTGGGGGTTTTCTCGCTGTGTTACGGCACCTCTGGTGACATCAGCGGAGTTAAGAAGATGAAGATGCAGTTTGCCGCCGGACCCCTGCTCAAGTTTCAAATTTG CATTTCCTGAGGGTACAAGCGGGTGTTTGAGGAGTACACGCAGGCCTTGTACCAGCGGTACCCGGACATCCGCATTGAAGGGGAGAACTATCTTCCTATACCCCTCTATCG acACGTTGCTTCCTTCCTGTCTATTTTCAAGCTGCTGGTGATTGGGCTGGTTATTGTTGGCAGGGACCCATTCGCCCTCTTTGGTATGCAAGCCCCAGGCATCTGGGAGTGGGGCCAGGGAAACAAG ATTTATGCTTGTATGATGGTGTTCTTCCTTAGTAATATGCTTGAAAACCAGTTAATGTCTACAGGAGCGTTTGAGATCACGTTAAATG ATGTACCAGTGTGGTCAAAACTAGAATCGGGTCACCTGCCCTCCATGCAGCAGCTTGTGCAAATCCTGGACAACGAGATGAAGATGAACgttcacatgaacacaaaacCCCTCCACTCCTAA
- the kif2c gene encoding kinesin-like protein KIF2C isoform X2 translates to MEINLSKVLVGLSVQISRSDGRVHSATVKSFDGVKSAVMVEWLERKMCRGKEVEVSELCTLNPELLDLVNGVINKPADPPLPAPDKYEGRLRSSRIPAPASFVSRPQVRQTCLFQPPAPVRASVTTMESSNQSLETIQPDVTPSSVLTNSANPYRQRRKNEVQQAQLLARESIKENDEPERMPPPPAAKGTMGRRKSVAPQELNKGNKRQSCVIKPPEMQTKKGKFGEISRPNQKFFEMIQDFRETLEITPISASEHMAPQRICVCVRKRPLNKQEINKKEIDVVSVPGKGTLLVHEPKQKVDLTKYLENQIFHFDYSFDESATNDLVYKFTAKPLVQSIFEGAMATCFAYGQTGSGKTHTMGGDFSGRQQNSAKGIYAFAAQDVFANLNHRKYSHLDLCAYVSFFEIYNGKVYDLLNKKAKLRVLEDERQQVQVVGLEEVYVSSAEEVIKMIQMGSSCRTSGQTSANANSSRSHAILQIALRRNDRASTLHGKFSLVDLAGNERGTDVSSNDRSTLVETAEINRSLLALKECIRSLGMNSDHIPFRMSTLTKVLRDSFIGEKSRTCMIAMVSPGMASCEYTMNTLRYADRVKELNGNSKASGATKVQEPMDSSTEEESAVDTSVYDAISQVAELEEKVYVELQRSSELVKAMEQTAYNIEAGVVDLVDHSQKLLDMVLALQSSVDKERMARLNR, encoded by the exons ATGGAGATCAATCTGTCCAAAGTTCTTGTTGGACTCTCTGTTCAAATCAGTCGAAGTGATG GTCGAGTGCATTCGGCTACAGTCAAGTCGTTTGATGGCGTGAAGTCCGCTGTTATGGTGGAGTGGCTTGAGAGAAAGATGTGCCGAGGAAAGGAG gtggaaGTGAGTGAGTTATGTACTCTCAATCCAGAGCTTTTGGACCTCGTAAATGGGGTTATCAACAAACCTGCTGACCCACCCCTTCCTGCTCCTGACAAA TATGAGGGTCGGCTGCGCTCATCCAGGATTCCTGCCCCTGCCTCCT ttgtcaGTCGGCCTCAGGTCAGACAGACTTGCTTATTCCAGCCCCCGGCTCCTGTCCGAGCATCCGTCACGACCATGGAGTCTTCTAATCAAAGCCTGGAGACGATCCAACCTGATGTCACTCCTTCATCAGTCCTCACAAACTCTG CAAACCCTTATCGGCAGCGTAGAAAGAACGAGGTCCAGCAGGCACAGTTGCTGGCCCGTGAgtcaataaaagaaaatgatgaacCTGAGAGAATGCCTCCCCCTCCTGCAGCTAAAG GTACTATGGGCAGAAGAAAGTCTGTGGCTCCCCAAGAGCTAAACAAAGGCAACAAAAGGCAGTCGTGTGTTATAAAGCCTCCTGAGATGCAGACCAAGAAGGGAAAG TTTGGAGAGATTTCTCGACCAAACCAGAAGTTCTTTGAGATGATCCAAGACTTCAGAGAGACCTTAGAAATAACTCCCATATCAGCATCTGAACAT ATGGCACCCCAaaggatatgtgtgtgtgttcgcaaGAGGCCACTTAACAAAcaag agataaataaaaaggagATCGATGTGGTGTCTGTGCCTGGAAAAGGTACTCTGCTTGTCCATGAGCCAAAACAGAAAGTGGATCTTACAAAGTACTTGGAAAACCAAATCTTCCACTTTGACTACTCCTTTGATGAGAGCGCCACCAACGACCTGGTCTACAA GTTCACAGCCAAACCTTTGGTGCAGTCCATTTTTGAAGGTGCCATGGCAACATGTTTCGCCTATGGCCAGACAGGAAGTGGGAAGACTCAT acaATGGGAGGTGATTTCTCAGGGAGGCAGCAGAACAGTGCCAAAGGAATCTACGCCTTTGCAG CCCAGGATGTTTTTGCTAATCTCAACCACCGGAAGTATTCTCACCTGGATCTCTGTGCCTACGTCAGCTTCTTTGAGATTTACAATGGAAAA GTGTATGACCTGCTGAACAAAAAGGCAAAGCTCCGTGTTTTGGAGGATGAACGACAGCAGGTTCAGGTGGTGGGCCTGGAGGAGGTCTATGTGTCCTCAGCAGAAGAGGTGATCAAGATGATTCAGATGGGCAGCTCATGCAG AACATCAGGCCAGACCTCAGCCAACGCGAACTCATCCCGCTCTCACGCCATCCTCCAGATTGCCCTACGACGCAATGACCGTGCCTCCACACTGCACGGGAAGTTCTCATTGGTCGATTTGGCTGGCAATGAGCGCGGAACAGATGTCAGCAGCAATGACCGAAGCACTTTGGTCGAGACTGCAGAGATAAACCGCAGCCTACTGGCTCTTAAG GAGTGTATCCGTTCCCTGGGAATGAACAGTGATCACATCCCTTTCAGGATGAGCACTTTGACCAAAGTCCTCAGGGATTCCTTCATTGGAGAAAAGTCCAGGACCTGCATG ATTGCCATGGTGTCTCCAGGCATGGCTTCATGTGAATACACAATGAACACACTACGTTACGCTGACAG AGTGAAGGAGCTGAACGGTAATTCCAAAGCCAGTGGAGCAACAAAGGTTCAAGAGCCTATGGACAGCTCCACAGAGGAG GAGTCCGCTGTGGATACTAGTGTGTATGATGCCATATCTCAGGTggcagagctggaggagaaggtTTATGTAGAGCTCCAG aggTCAAGTGAGTTGGTCAAAGCAATGGAGCAAACCGCATACAACATCGAGGCTGGAGTTGTTGACTTGGTGGATCATTCCCAGAAGCTGTTGG ACATGGTGCTGGCTCTGCAGTCTTCTGTGGATAAGGAGAGGATGGCGAGGCTGAACCGCTGA
- the kif2c gene encoding kinesin-like protein KIF2C isoform X1: MEINLSKVLVGLSVQISRSDGRVHSATVKSFDGVKSAVMVEWLERKMCRGKEVEVSELCTLNPELLDLVNGVINKPADPPLPAPDKYEGRLRSSRIPAPASSSAPAVSQAEESVVSRPQVRQTCLFQPPAPVRASVTTMESSNQSLETIQPDVTPSSVLTNSANPYRQRRKNEVQQAQLLARESIKENDEPERMPPPPAAKGTMGRRKSVAPQELNKGNKRQSCVIKPPEMQTKKGKFGEISRPNQKFFEMIQDFRETLEITPISASEHMAPQRICVCVRKRPLNKQEINKKEIDVVSVPGKGTLLVHEPKQKVDLTKYLENQIFHFDYSFDESATNDLVYKFTAKPLVQSIFEGAMATCFAYGQTGSGKTHTMGGDFSGRQQNSAKGIYAFAAQDVFANLNHRKYSHLDLCAYVSFFEIYNGKVYDLLNKKAKLRVLEDERQQVQVVGLEEVYVSSAEEVIKMIQMGSSCRTSGQTSANANSSRSHAILQIALRRNDRASTLHGKFSLVDLAGNERGTDVSSNDRSTLVETAEINRSLLALKECIRSLGMNSDHIPFRMSTLTKVLRDSFIGEKSRTCMIAMVSPGMASCEYTMNTLRYADRVKELNGNSKASGATKVQEPMDSSTEEESAVDTSVYDAISQVAELEEKVYVELQRSSELVKAMEQTAYNIEAGVVDLVDHSQKLLDMVLALQSSVDKERMARLNR; this comes from the exons ATGGAGATCAATCTGTCCAAAGTTCTTGTTGGACTCTCTGTTCAAATCAGTCGAAGTGATG GTCGAGTGCATTCGGCTACAGTCAAGTCGTTTGATGGCGTGAAGTCCGCTGTTATGGTGGAGTGGCTTGAGAGAAAGATGTGCCGAGGAAAGGAG gtggaaGTGAGTGAGTTATGTACTCTCAATCCAGAGCTTTTGGACCTCGTAAATGGGGTTATCAACAAACCTGCTGACCCACCCCTTCCTGCTCCTGACAAA TATGAGGGTCGGCTGCGCTCATCCAGGATTCCTGCCCCTGCCTCCT CCTCTGCTCCAGCAGTCAGCCAGGCTGAAGAGTCAG ttgtcaGTCGGCCTCAGGTCAGACAGACTTGCTTATTCCAGCCCCCGGCTCCTGTCCGAGCATCCGTCACGACCATGGAGTCTTCTAATCAAAGCCTGGAGACGATCCAACCTGATGTCACTCCTTCATCAGTCCTCACAAACTCTG CAAACCCTTATCGGCAGCGTAGAAAGAACGAGGTCCAGCAGGCACAGTTGCTGGCCCGTGAgtcaataaaagaaaatgatgaacCTGAGAGAATGCCTCCCCCTCCTGCAGCTAAAG GTACTATGGGCAGAAGAAAGTCTGTGGCTCCCCAAGAGCTAAACAAAGGCAACAAAAGGCAGTCGTGTGTTATAAAGCCTCCTGAGATGCAGACCAAGAAGGGAAAG TTTGGAGAGATTTCTCGACCAAACCAGAAGTTCTTTGAGATGATCCAAGACTTCAGAGAGACCTTAGAAATAACTCCCATATCAGCATCTGAACAT ATGGCACCCCAaaggatatgtgtgtgtgttcgcaaGAGGCCACTTAACAAAcaag agataaataaaaaggagATCGATGTGGTGTCTGTGCCTGGAAAAGGTACTCTGCTTGTCCATGAGCCAAAACAGAAAGTGGATCTTACAAAGTACTTGGAAAACCAAATCTTCCACTTTGACTACTCCTTTGATGAGAGCGCCACCAACGACCTGGTCTACAA GTTCACAGCCAAACCTTTGGTGCAGTCCATTTTTGAAGGTGCCATGGCAACATGTTTCGCCTATGGCCAGACAGGAAGTGGGAAGACTCAT acaATGGGAGGTGATTTCTCAGGGAGGCAGCAGAACAGTGCCAAAGGAATCTACGCCTTTGCAG CCCAGGATGTTTTTGCTAATCTCAACCACCGGAAGTATTCTCACCTGGATCTCTGTGCCTACGTCAGCTTCTTTGAGATTTACAATGGAAAA GTGTATGACCTGCTGAACAAAAAGGCAAAGCTCCGTGTTTTGGAGGATGAACGACAGCAGGTTCAGGTGGTGGGCCTGGAGGAGGTCTATGTGTCCTCAGCAGAAGAGGTGATCAAGATGATTCAGATGGGCAGCTCATGCAG AACATCAGGCCAGACCTCAGCCAACGCGAACTCATCCCGCTCTCACGCCATCCTCCAGATTGCCCTACGACGCAATGACCGTGCCTCCACACTGCACGGGAAGTTCTCATTGGTCGATTTGGCTGGCAATGAGCGCGGAACAGATGTCAGCAGCAATGACCGAAGCACTTTGGTCGAGACTGCAGAGATAAACCGCAGCCTACTGGCTCTTAAG GAGTGTATCCGTTCCCTGGGAATGAACAGTGATCACATCCCTTTCAGGATGAGCACTTTGACCAAAGTCCTCAGGGATTCCTTCATTGGAGAAAAGTCCAGGACCTGCATG ATTGCCATGGTGTCTCCAGGCATGGCTTCATGTGAATACACAATGAACACACTACGTTACGCTGACAG AGTGAAGGAGCTGAACGGTAATTCCAAAGCCAGTGGAGCAACAAAGGTTCAAGAGCCTATGGACAGCTCCACAGAGGAG GAGTCCGCTGTGGATACTAGTGTGTATGATGCCATATCTCAGGTggcagagctggaggagaaggtTTATGTAGAGCTCCAG aggTCAAGTGAGTTGGTCAAAGCAATGGAGCAAACCGCATACAACATCGAGGCTGGAGTTGTTGACTTGGTGGATCATTCCCAGAAGCTGTTGG ACATGGTGCTGGCTCTGCAGTCTTCTGTGGATAAGGAGAGGATGGCGAGGCTGAACCGCTGA